ACGCTTCGTCCATCGCCGCTAGCAATGCTTCTTTTTCATATGGTTTTTCGAGGAAATTGATCGCCCCGGCGCGCATCGCCTGTACAGCGATTTCCACATCGCCATGGCCCGTCAGGATGACCACTGGCATATCAATGCCTTCAGCAACCATGCGCTGCTGCACCTCAAGCCCATTCATTTCCGGCATGCGCACATCCAGCAATACACAGCCACGTTCAGCATTTTTCGCAAGCTTCAGGAAGGCAACGCCGGATTCCACCGGACGAACCTGAAATCCGGCATGGCGCAACATGAAAGCAGCAGAGCGGCGCACAGCGTCGTCGTCATCAACAATATAAACCAGGCGTTCTTCAAGCATCTGGTTGCTCCTCTTTCGCTTTTAACAAAGTGATCCGAAAAATGGTGCCGCCCAAGGGATTGGGCTCAGCGGTTATTGTACCTTCATGCGCTTCGATAATAGTGCGGCAGATGGAAAGACCGAGACCCATTCCGGTGCCTTTGGTACTCGTGAAGGGATCAAAAATCTTGCCGGCAATTTCAGGATCAATGCCATTACCTGTATCGGATATAGAAATCTCAACCATATCATCCGGAATGGAATGAACCGAGATATTGAGATGCTTGACCGGACTATCGACCATGGCTTCAATGGCATTGCGCATCAGGTTAATCATCACCTGCTGGATCTGCACACGGTCGGCAAGAATATGGTTGGTATCCGGATCGCAGTTGATCGAGCATTCCACACCCTTGTCATAAGCGCCGACCAGACCCAGAGTTGTGGCATCTTCAACCAGCTGCGCGATGGACAGAATCTCGCGCTTCATTTCACCCTTAGCAACAAACTCTCTGAGCCGCCGGACAATGGTCCCCGCGCGCAAACATTCCGAAACGCTTTCTTGTAAGGCTTCGTAGAGCTGTTCTTTACTATCCTCGAGGTCACTATCGAGCATGTCACGGGCTGCCGACAAGTAGTTGGTAACAGCAGAAAGCGGCTGGTTAATCTCATGGGCCAAAGCCGACGCCAATGTTCCAACGGCACTCAGGCGCGAAGCATGGGCCAGATCTGTCTGCAGCGCCTGCAACTCCGCTTCGGTCTCATGGGCTTCAGTCAGGTCTATTATAAAGCCGGTAAATAGATGATCATCACCCGCCTTGGCCTCGCCAATGGCAAGGCGAATTGGAAACACCGTGCCGTCGCGCTTTTTCCCTTCAACGGTTCGACTAAGACCGATGATCCGTTTCTCCCCGGTTCGAAGATAGCGCTCGACAAAACTATCATGTTTCTCGTGATAAGGGGCTGGCATTAGAATGTTGACATTCTGGCCCAACACTTCGCTTTCTTTATAGCCGAAGAGATTTTCTGCCGCTGTACTGAAAGATGTTATCCGACATTTTTCATCCACAACGACCATGGGATCGGGGATGGTCGCCAAAATGGATTCCAGCACAGCGCTTGATTTCTCTACTGCGGTTAGTGTGTTGCGCAGCTCAGAGATATCGCGCGCGGTAATTACTACCGCACTGATCTCCTCCTCTGGCGTGCGCATCGGTGCGAACCGCAGCTCCTGAAGATGCAGCCTGCCATCGAGTGACCGTACCTCAACCTGAATCGAGTTTTCAACCGAAGGATCCTTACCGTGCATGACGGCATTGAAGGCTTTGGTAAACCCGGCACGATAGGGCTCGGAAATCAGCGCCAAGGGATCAGTGCTCGGCAGATCTTGAAGTTGCTTTACGCCAAGCAGGTCAAGACCAGCCTGATTGACATCCATCATTTGCATATCGGGACCAATAACCACGATATATTCCGGCAGCGTGGATAGCACGGCTTCCAGATATGCTGACCGCTCTAGCCGATCCAATCCTAATGCGCGCAACAAAAGCTCCTCCGATCTTTGGAGCATCAGATATAATATGAAAGTCGCGTCATATCAAAATGCACACCCCGCAATCTTAAAGCATGAAGACGGCAAAAGTACGAAATACGTAAAACTACGTAGGGAACACCACTGATTTAGCCCAGTGCTCAAAAATAATAATTCATCTCTTCAAGGGGAGAGGAAATTCTCCAGACTGAACGAGGAATTGAGCATGACCAAGAAAAAAGCCAAATTACCGGCCGAAACCGGAAGCTCCCGGCGCCTGAACGTTCCGGTCCAGGCAGCCAGTGTTTGGGAACCGCTGAACCGATTGCGCGACGAGTTTGATCGCATGTTCGATGAAACGCCTGGCAATGCTTTTGGCTCCAGAATGCTGCAGAAATTCTATGACAATGCCGATCCGGCGGTCGAAATGCGCGACAAGAAGGATGAATATGAGCTAGTCGCCGAAGTACCGGGTATGAGCAGTGAAGATATTGACATCAAGCTGTCCGACGGGATGCTTCGTCTATCCGGCGAAAAATCAGAAAGCCATGAGGAGAAAGGCGAAAGCTTCCTCTTTTCCGAGCGGCATTATGGAATGTTTGAGCGGGCGATAAAACTGCCCACCGGTATTGATCACCAAAAAATTAGCGCCGAAGCCAAGGATGGTTTGCTGACAATCCGTCTTCCCAAAAGTGCAGAGGCACTTGAAAAAGAACGAAAGATCCCGATCAGCGCCGCTTAGCTAGCGGGCTGAGGAGGTACGCAGGTCGTCTTCCCATCTGACCTAACGCCCCTTCCCCCCCACCCCCCCTGCGGGCGTAATTGGAAGGATGGAAGGCGGCCTGCACCATTTTGAGTTCTAGATAGAGGGGATCAGTTTCCACCAATGACCGACATGAAGATGACAAATAAGCCTATCCTGCTTGCAACGGATATGACGGCGCGCTGCGATCGCGCTTTTGACCGCGCATTAATGCTTGCAAAAACGTGGGATACACGCCTGATCGTAGTTCATGTGCTCGACCCAAAGCAGGCGAAGAAAAAGGGGTTGGTGCCGAAAGAGGCACGTGTCCAACTGGAGGACGAACTACCGGAGACCGATGTGGATGTGCAGTTCATCATCGAAATGGGCAATGTCGGCGAGTTGGTAATTGAGACCGCCAAACGAGAGCGCTGCGGACTGATTGTCACGGGCGTGGCCCATTATGATGGGTTTAGCGATATCTTCCTTGGGTCGCCCGTTGACCATATCGTCCGCCACGCGGATGTCCCGGTATTGATCATCAAGCGCAAACCGGTGAAACCCTATCGCAGCATAATGATTGCAACGGATTTTTCGGATTGCTCAATGACTGCGTTGAACACAGCGGCAGACATGTTCCCCGAAGTCCCGCTCCACCTCGTTCATGCTTACAACGTACCCTATAGCGGCTGGCTCAAATCTGATCAGGTGGCGCAAGATATCGGCTCGGAAGAAGCCAAGTCGATGGAACGGTTTTTAGCCCAGACAACCATCGACAATGCTACCTTCAAAAGGCTGGAGGCTTCCAATGAAAAGGGCGAGCTTGGTGTCGTCCTGTTCAAGAAGATCAAAGAAGTAAGCTCGGATTTGGTTGTGCTTGGTACCCATGGCAAAAGTGGCTTCATGCGCGCCAGCATGGGCAATAATGCCCGTGTGTTATTGGGTTGGCTCAAGCAGGATGTAATGATGGTGCGAGATCCACAGTGATCAGTTCAAGATATTCATCATTGTAATTTTTCATGCTGGTAGCTTTCCAGCGCTCTTTCCAATGCCTTGAGCATTTTATCGCGATCCTGATCCGATGGCAGAGCACGGACCTTTTGTTGTACCGAAGCGCGCAAGGCAGCCAGTCGCGATGTCCAGTCCTCGGCTGCAACCAGCTGATCGACATCACTGCGAGCGGCAACTTGCAATAGGGCTGGCCCACCCGGTGATAGTTGCCATTGCTGCCCAAGTGACGGGATGATCGGATCATTATATCGCTTGGTCGCTACCAGATCATCGGCCAGAATATGCAGTCCTTGTTGCTCCCCATGAACGAGAAATATTGATCCGGAAACCGGGCTATGATCTGCTAGCCACTGCGCCAGCTCTTTGCGATCAGCATGGTTGGAATAGCCGTCTAATATGGCGATATCCGCATTGACGATGACGTCATTGCCTGAGATGCGGACCAATGTGGCTCCGCCGGTCAGGACCGATCCCAATGTCCCGGCAACCTGGAAGCCGGTAAACAAGACGCGGGACTTGCGCTTTGGCAGGTTGCGGATCAGATGGTGCCGAATTCGTCCGCCTTCACACATGCCCGAGCCAGCGATTATCACAGCACCGGTGATGTGATTCAGCTTTTTCGATTCAGCAACCGATTGGGTAAAGCGGATATTCGCTCTTTTGAGCAGATCCGCCCCATTATTCCGGTATTTCAACATTGCCAGTGTGATTTTTTGGGCAAGCGGAGCGTCGAGAAATATATTGACCAGCGGCAGTCTGCCAGCATCAAACAGAGCGACAAAATCTTCCAATATGACTTGCGTTCGTTCCACAGCGAAAGCGGGAATAAGCAAATTTCCTCCGGCTTTGAGCGTATCCTCAACATATTGGGCCAACGCTTCGCGGCGATCGCTGATCAACCTATCTTCCCTGTCTCTCCCCCCATAGGTGGTCTCGCAAATGATATGATCATAACCACCCATTTCCAGGCCAGCGCATTGTATCGCTGTGCCGGAACCAACATCGCCGGATATCATCAATCGTTGACCAGCAATGTTAATTTCAACGGAGGCAGAACCAACAATGTGCCGCGCATTCCACAAACGAAAGGAGACACCATTGCCCAAGTCGACTTGTTCACAATAGTCAGCAGTGGTGATG
This DNA window, taken from Parasphingorhabdus litoris DSM 22379, encodes the following:
- a CDS encoding PAS domain-containing sensor histidine kinase, with translation MRALGLDRLERSAYLEAVLSTLPEYIVVIGPDMQMMDVNQAGLDLLGVKQLQDLPSTDPLALISEPYRAGFTKAFNAVMHGKDPSVENSIQVEVRSLDGRLHLQELRFAPMRTPEEEISAVVITARDISELRNTLTAVEKSSAVLESILATIPDPMVVVDEKCRITSFSTAAENLFGYKESEVLGQNVNILMPAPYHEKHDSFVERYLRTGEKRIIGLSRTVEGKKRDGTVFPIRLAIGEAKAGDDHLFTGFIIDLTEAHETEAELQALQTDLAHASRLSAVGTLASALAHEINQPLSAVTNYLSAARDMLDSDLEDSKEQLYEALQESVSECLRAGTIVRRLREFVAKGEMKREILSIAQLVEDATTLGLVGAYDKGVECSINCDPDTNHILADRVQIQQVMINLMRNAIEAMVDSPVKHLNISVHSIPDDMVEISISDTGNGIDPEIAGKIFDPFTSTKGTGMGLGLSICRTIIEAHEGTITAEPNPLGGTIFRITLLKAKEEQPDA
- a CDS encoding Hsp20/alpha crystallin family protein, whose protein sequence is MTKKKAKLPAETGSSRRLNVPVQAASVWEPLNRLRDEFDRMFDETPGNAFGSRMLQKFYDNADPAVEMRDKKDEYELVAEVPGMSSEDIDIKLSDGMLRLSGEKSESHEEKGESFLFSERHYGMFERAIKLPTGIDHQKISAEAKDGLLTIRLPKSAEALEKERKIPISAA
- a CDS encoding MBL fold metallo-hydrolase, with the translated sequence MAETTIIKFHGAAGTVTGSCFEISGAGKTILVDCGLFQGTRSLERLNYESLPFDPGAIDAVILTHAHLDHSGRLPCLYTNGCRAKTFCTAPTADILRPLLLDSAKLQAASAERRNRRADRAGLAPFVPLYSGPDVTKLIQNITTADYCEQVDLGNGVSFRLWNARHIVGSASVEINIAGQRLMISGDVGSGTAIQCAGLEMGGYDHIICETTYGGRDREDRLISDRREALAQYVEDTLKAGGNLLIPAFAVERTQVILEDFVALFDAGRLPLVNIFLDAPLAQKITLAMLKYRNNGADLLKRANIRFTQSVAESKKLNHITGAVIIAGSGMCEGGRIRHHLIRNLPKRKSRVLFTGFQVAGTLGSVLTGGATLVRISGNDVIVNADIAILDGYSNHADRKELAQWLADHSPVSGSIFLVHGEQQGLHILADDLVATKRYNDPIIPSLGQQWQLSPGGPALLQVAARSDVDQLVAAEDWTSRLAALRASVQQKVRALPSDQDRDKMLKALERALESYQHEKLQ
- a CDS encoding response regulator transcription factor; translated protein: MLEERLVYIVDDDDAVRRSAAFMLRHAGFQVRPVESGVAFLKLAKNAERGCVLLDVRMPEMNGLEVQQRMVAEGIDMPVVILTGHGDVEIAVQAMRAGAINFLEKPYEKEALLAAMDEAFERIENSELKEMASSEAKVRLACLTGRERDVLDGLMTGYPNKTIAYDLGISPRTVEIYRANMMEKLRVRSLAEALRIGFAAEAGETAIAKPVQH
- a CDS encoding universal stress protein, which produces MKMTNKPILLATDMTARCDRAFDRALMLAKTWDTRLIVVHVLDPKQAKKKGLVPKEARVQLEDELPETDVDVQFIIEMGNVGELVIETAKRERCGLIVTGVAHYDGFSDIFLGSPVDHIVRHADVPVLIIKRKPVKPYRSIMIATDFSDCSMTALNTAADMFPEVPLHLVHAYNVPYSGWLKSDQVAQDIGSEEAKSMERFLAQTTIDNATFKRLEASNEKGELGVVLFKKIKEVSSDLVVLGTHGKSGFMRASMGNNARVLLGWLKQDVMMVRDPQ